The sequence GTGATGAAAGTGTCGACCTCGTCAACGTGACCGTCAAAAAGGCACCTGGGTCCGACAATATCAACCTCTCGAAGGCCACTATCAATTGGAACGGTGATAAGTCAGCGATCCTGACTGGGCTGAACGAATCAGATCTTGGAGACGCCACTCTTACTAATTTCACTCATTCCAATGCGTTCATAATCTCAACGATCGACGGGGATAAACTCGGGACCGGCCCTGTTTTGGTCGAATCGGCCGACCGGTTGAGGATCACCATGAACGCCACCGCCATTGAAAGCGGACTCTCCCCAGGACAGACAGTCGATATGACGCTGGTGACACAGTCCGGCGCCGAGACAACCTACACACTGGTCGTCCCCGAGTCGCTCACTGATAAGCAGACGGTCAGTCTCTAACCTCCGGCAAAAAGATTCTTCTTCTCTCTCGACGCACTCGAGTGCCATCGAAGGAACAAACCCTCTCGGATGGTGAGATAGATATCCGCCGTCGACTGCTCTAGGAACCAGTCGTCGTCTTCGTGTTCGTGTACTCACTCTCCAGCACCTGATTGATGATGCGCGAATCGTTCCAGGTGCCCTCGTTGTACTTGCGAACCCACTCGCGCCAGACAAAGTAACCGTCGGGCAAATCGGCGGAATTCGCCGAGGGCTCAATCTGCGTTCGAACCACCTTACCCCGATCCCCACCCTGGGCGACGTACTCCGAAAACATCGCGATCA is a genomic window of Halanaeroarchaeum sulfurireducens containing:
- a CDS encoding archaellin/type IV pilin N-terminal domain-containing protein, producing the protein MFEFINDPEERGQVGIGTLIVFIAMVLVAAIAAGVLINTAGFLQTQAESTGEQSASQVSNSAQVVYASGNVSDESVDLVNVTVKKAPGSDNINLSKATINWNGDKSAILTGLNESDLGDATLTNFTHSNAFIISTIDGDKLGTGPVLVESADRLRITMNATAIESGLSPGQTVDMTLVTQSGAETTYTLVVPESLTDKQTVSL